The nucleotide sequence TGGCAGCTGGCCCACGCCCGCGGCCTGCCGATCGTGCTGATCATCCTGGCGGTCCTGGTCATCGCCTACGGCATCATCACCAAGCGCACCGTCTTCGGCCGCCAGGTCTACGCCATCGGCGGCAACCTGGCCGCCGCGCAGCTCTCCGGCGTGAAGGTCAAGAAGGTCAACTTCTGGATCTTCGTCAACATGGGCTTCCTGGCCGGGGTCGCCGGGGTCATCTACTCATCGCGGTCCAATGGCGCCCAGCCCGCGGCGGGCAACATGTTCGAGCTCGACGCGATCGCCGCCGCCTTCATCGGCGGTGCGGCCGTCACCGGTGGCGTCGGCACGGTCGTCGGCGCCATGGTCGGCGGACTGATCATGGCGGTCATGAGCAACGGCATGCAGCTGATGGGTGTCGAGCAGCAGATCCAGTCCGTGGTCAAGGGTCTCGTGCTGCTGCTGGCCGTCGCCTTCGACGTCTACAACAAGCGCCGGGCGGGCGCCTCGCGCTGACCCGGCTCCGTCATCGGCCCGCGCCCCTCCGGGTGCGCCATCGACCCCGCCCCCCGGGCGCGGAGGAGGGAGGTTCCGTGGTAGCCGAGACGACGGGATCCCGCGCCCCCGGCCTGGCCGACGTGGCGTCGCGGGCCGGAGTGTCCTACCAGACGGTGTCGCGGGTGATCAACGATCACCCGAGCGTCGCCCCGCCCACCCGGGAACGGGTGCGGCAGGCGATCGCCGAGCTCGGGTACCGGCCGAACCGGGCGGCCCGCGCACTGGTCACCGGATCGAGCCGCACCCTCGGGCTGGTGACCGTCAACATCGCCCAGTACGGCCCCGCGCAGACGATGATCGGCCTGGAGAAGGCGGCCCGGGCGGCCGGGTACGCGCTGTCGGTCACGATCCTCGACGAGGCCACCGCGGAGGCGATGCGGACGGCGGTCGACGACCTGGTCGCCCACGGCGTGGACGCCGTCGTCGCCCTGTCCACCTACGACGACGCCGCCGACGCGGTGAGCCGGCTGTCGCCGCCGGTCCCGCTCGTCGCCGTCCAGGTGGGCGGCGCCGACGACCGGCCGGCGGTGGCGATCGACCAGGAGGCGGGAGCCCGGACGGCGGTCCGGCACCTCCTCGGCCTCGGGCACCGGACGGTGCACCACCTGCCGGGGCCGGCCGACTCGCAGGAGGCCCGCGGCCGCACCGACGGGTGGCGCGCCGAACTGCTCGCCGCGGGCGCGCCGGTGCCCGAGGCGCTGCCGCGCGGCGACTGGACGCCGGCCTCCGGCTACGCGGCGGGCCAGGCGCTCGTGGCGAGATGCCGGGACGGCGAGCCGATCACGGCGGTGTTCTCGGCCAACGACCAGATGAGCCTCGGCCTGCTGGCGGGGCTGCACGACGCCGGCCTGTCCGTGCCCGGTGACGTCAGCGTCGTCGGCTTCGACGACCTGCCCGAGGCTCCCTACTTCGTCCCGCCGCTGACCACGGTGCGGCAGGACTTCGCCGAGCTCGGGCGGCGCGGCGTCGACCTGGTGCTCGGCCGGTTGCGGGGCGAGCGGCCGCACCCCGACCCGGTGCCCCCGAGCCTGGTGATCCGGGCCAGCACCGGGCCGCCGACCGGCATGGCAGGGTGAGGGATGTGAACGTTCACAACGATCGGGCAGGAGGCCGGATGGCCCAGCACGGGGACGCTGCGGATCTGCAGCCCGGCGAGGTGATCACCCTCGGCCGCACGACCCTGGGGATCGAGCTCGGGTCGACCCGGATCAAGGCGGTGCTGATCGGTCCGGACCACGCTCCGCTCGCCGTCGGGAGCCACGACTGGGAGAACCAGTTCGTCGACCGGCTGTGGACGTACTCGCTGGACGCCGTCTGGACCGGGGTGCAGCAGAGCGTCGCGGCCCTGGCCGACGACGTCCGGCGACGCCACGGGGTCGAGCTGGCGGGAGTCGGCGCACTCGGGGTGTCGGCGATGATGCACGGCTACCTGGCGTTCGACGCCGACGGTGCGCTGCTGACGCCGTTCCGCACCTGGCGCAACACGAACACGGGCCGGGCGGCCGAGCGGCTCAGCGCCGAGTTCGGCTGCAACATCCCGCACCGGTGGAGCGTCGCGCACCTCTACCAGGCGATCCTGGACGGCGAGGAGCACGTCGGCCGGATCGACCACCTGACGACCCTGGCCGGCTACGTGCACTGGCAGCTCACCGGGGAGAAGGTCCTCGGCATCGGGGACGCGAGCGGCATGGTCCCTATCGACACCTCCACCGTCGACAGGGCCACCGGCGGGTACGACGCCACGATGCTCGCCCGGTTCGACGAGCTGGCCGCCGAGGCCGGGGTCGAGCTGACCCTCGCCGGGCTGCTGCCCGCGATCGCGGTCGCCGGCCGGCCGGCCGGCACGCTCACCGAGGCGGGCGCCGCGCTGCTGGACCCGACCGGGCGGCTGCGCCCCGGCATCCCGCTCTGCCCGCCCGAGGGGGACGCGGGCACCGGCATGGTCGCGACCAACTCGGTCGCCCCGCGCACCGGCAACGTCTCCGCCGGGACCTCCATCTTCGCCATGGTCGTGCTCGAGCGGCAGCTCGGCCGGGCGCACCGCGAACTGGACCTGGTCACCACGCCGGCCGGCGACCCGGTGGCGATGGTGCACTGCAACAACGGGGCGAGCGAGCTGGACGCCTGGGCCGGGCTGTTCGCCGAGTTCGCCCGGGCGCTGGGCGCCGAGGTCGACCCGTCGAGGGTCTTCGAGACCCTCTTCACCACCGCACTGGACGGGGCGAGGGACGGCGGCGGGATGCTCGCCTACAACTACCTCTCCGGGGAGCCGATCACGGGCCTCGAGGAGGGCCGGCCGCTGTTCCTGCGGTCGCCGGACAGCCGGCTGAGCCTGAGCACCTTCATGCGGACGCACCTGTACTCGTCCCTGGCCACGCTCCGGATCGGCATGGACGTCCTGCAGAAGACCGAGGGCGTGCGGCTGGACCGGATGTTCGCGCACGGCGGCCTGTTCCGGACCGAGGGCGTCGCGCAACGCTTCCTGGCCGCCGCGATCGACACCCCGGTCTCCGTCGGCGACGTCGCTGCGGAGGGGGGTGCCTGGGGCATCGCCGTCCTGGCCGCCTTCGCCACTCGGCCCACGCCCGAGCAGAGCCTCGCGGAGTACCTGGACACCACGGTCTTCGCGGGCACGAGCCTGCAGACCGTCGAGCCCGACCCCGCCGACGTCGAGGGCTTCGACGCCTTCATGCAGCGGTACGTCGCCGCGCTCCCGGTCGAGCGGGCCGCCGTGGAGCACGTGGGCGTCGGCCGCCGGCCGGGCGCCGAGCAGACCGCCGAGACGGAGACGACCTCCGCCGTCCAGACCGAGGAGCAACCGGCATGACCACCGTGACCGAGCGCGGCACCCACCGCGAGCTGCGCGAGCACGTCGCCGCCCTGCACGCCGAGCTGACCCGCTACGGGCTGGTCACCTGGACGGCGGGCAACGTGTCGGGCCGCGTGCCCGGTGAGGACCTGTTCGTCATCAAGGGCAGCGGCGTCTCCTACGACGAGCTGACCTGGGAGGGCATCACGGTCTGCGACCTCGACGGGAACGTCGTCGACGGGGTCAAGGCGCCGTCGTCGGACACCGCGGCGCACGCCTACGTCTACCGCCACCGGGCCGACGTCGGCGGGCAGGTGCACACGCACAGCCCGTACGCCGCCGCCTGGGCCGCGCGCGGCGAGGAGATCCCGTGCGTGCTCACCGCGATGGCCGACGAGTTCGGCGGGCCCATCCCGGTGGGGCCGTTCGCGCTCATCGGCGACGACTCCATCGGCCAGGGCGTCGTCGCGACGCTGAAGGACTCCCGCTCGCCGGCCGTGCTCATGCAGAACCACGGTGTCTTCACCGTCGGGCGCGACGCGAAGGCGGCGGTCAAGGCCGCCGTCATGACCGAGGACGTCGCCCGCACGGTGCACCTGTCCCGGCAGCTGGGCGAGCCGATCCCCATCGCGCAGGCGGACATCGACTCGCTCTACGCGCGCTACCAGAACGTGTACGGACAACGCTGATGGAGGAATCTGTGACTGCCCCGTTCGACGACCGTGAGGTCTGGTTCCTGACCGGCAGCCAGGGGCTGTACGGCGAGGAGACGCTCCAGCAGGTCGCCGAGCAGTCCCAGCGCGTGGCCGCCGCCCTCGACGAGGCCGGCGAGGTGCCGGTCCGCGTGGTGTGGAAGCCGGTGCTGACCGACGCCGGCGCGATCCGCCGGGCGATGGGCGAGGCGAACGAGGACCCGGCCTGCATCGGGGTGGTCACCTGGATGCACACGTTCTCGCCGGCGAAGATGTGGATCGCCGGCATCGACGCGCTGCGCAAGCCGCTGCTGCACCTGCACACCCAGGCCGACGCCGCCCTCCCGTGGGCGACGATCGACATGGACTTCATGAACCTCAACCAGGCCGCCCACGGCGACCGCGAGCACGGATTCGTCCTCACCCGGCTCCGCCAGCCGCGGACGACGGTCGCCGGGCACGTGGGCAACCCGGCGGTGCGGGCGCGGGTCGGCTCGTGGGTGCGCGCGGCCGCCGGTGCCGCGGCGGCCCGGGACCTCAAGCTGGCACGGTTCGGCGACAACATGCGGGACGTCGCCGTGACCGAGGGCGACAAGGTCGAGGCGCAGATCCGGTTCGGCATGTCGGTGAACACCTGGGGCGTGAACGACCTGGTGGCCGTGGTCGACCAGGTTTCCGACGCCGAGGTCGACGCGCTGGTGCAGGAGTACGGGGACCTGTACGAGCTGGGTGCCGACGTCCGGCCCGGGGGCGCCCAGCACGACGCCGTCCGGTACCAGGCGCGGATCGAGGTGGCGCTGCGCCGTTTCCTCACCGAGGGCGGGTTCGGCGCCTTCACCACCAACTTCGAGGACCTCGGCGGCCTGCGGCAGCTGCCCGGGCTGGCCGTGCAGCGGCTCATGGCCGACGGCTACGGCTTCGGCGGCGAGGGCGACTGGAAGACCGCCGCGCTGCTGCGCGTGCTCAAGGTGGCGGCGGCCGGGCTGCCCGGCGGCACCTCCTTCATGGAGGACTACACCTACGACCTCGCCTCGGACACCCCCAAGATCCTCGGCGCCCACATGCTCGAGGTGTGCCCGACGATCGCCGGCGAGCGGCCGCGGCTGGAGGTGCACCCGCTCTCCATCGGCGGCCGGGAGGACCCCGCTCGGCTGGTGTTCGACGCCGCGCCCGCTGCGGGCGTCGTCGTCGGGTGGGCCGACCTGGGCGACCGGTTCCGCTGGGTGGCCAACGAGATCGACGTCGTCCCGCCGTCGGAGCCGCTGCCCAACCTGCCCGTGGCCCGGGCGGTGTGGGAGCCGCGACCGGACTTCGCCACGTCCACGGAGGGCTGGCTGACCGCCGGCGGCCCGCACCACACGGTGCTGTCCACCCAGCTCGGGGCTGCGGAGCTCACCGACCTGGCCGAGATCTTCGCGACCGAGCTGGTGCTCATCGACGCCGACACCACGCGGCGGTCGCTGGCCAAGGAGCTGCGCTGGAGCGCGGCCTACCACCGGCTGGCCGGCGGGCTCTGACGGAAGGCCCCCTCCCGGCCCCCCTGCTGGGGCGGCCGGGAGGGGCCCCGCTCACAGCGAGCGGATCAGGTGCCGGAAGAAGCCGGCCCCGCGGTGCAGGGCCGCGACCGAGATCCGCTCGTCCGCGGCGTGCAGGGTGGCCAGTTCGTCCGTGCTCAGGTCGAAGGGCATGAACCGGTAGACGCTGTCGCTGATCTGGCTGAAGTGCCGGGCGTCGCTGGCCTGCACCATCACGTACGGCGCCACCGCCGCCTCGGGGTAGACCGACCGGACGGCCGCGCTGATGAGGGCGAACGCCTCGTTGTCGGCCCGGGACACCGGTGACGGGTCGTTGCCGGACACCACCCGCAGGTCGACGCTCGGGTCGTCGATGACCCGCCGCAGCCGGTCGACGGTCGACTCCACGGTCTCGCCCAGGGCGATCCGGATGTTGGCGTGCGCCCGGGCGCGGGTGGCCAGCACGTTGCGGGCCCGGCTGCCCTCGAGCTGGGTGATGGCGACGGTGGTCCGCACCAGCGCGTTCGCCTCCCGGCTCGCCTTCGACAGGACCTGCGCCAGCGCGGGCCGCAGGTACCCGGCGTGCGCGAAGAGCGCCCGGTAGTCGATCGGCGCGTGCCGGCCGAGGGCGTCGATCATGCCGAGGACGACGTCGTGCAGCCGGGCGGGGAACGGGTCGTCCTCGATCCGCAGGATGGCGCGGGCGAGCCGCGCGGGGGCGCCGCCCCGGACCGGTGCGGACGCGTGCCCGCCGGCATCGGTCGTCACCAGCTCGACGTCCAGCAGGCCCTTCTCCGCCAGCCCGATGACGGCGGTCTGCCCCGGGACGCCGGGGAAGACGCCGCTGACCACCGCGCCGCCCTCGTCGACGACGGCCCAGGGGCGGATGCCGCGGGCGGTGAACGCCTCGACGGCCAGCCGCGCCCCGACGCCGGCGATCTCCTCGTCGTTGCCGAAGGAGAGGTAGACGTCGCGCCGGGGCGTGAACCCGTCCGCGACCAGCGCCTCCACGGCCTCGAGGATCGCGACCATCGAGCCCTTGTCGTCGATGGCGCCGCGGCCGTGCACGCAGCCGTCCTCGACCACGCCGGAGAACGGGTCCCGGC is from Blastococcus sp. HT6-4 and encodes:
- a CDS encoding LacI family DNA-binding transcriptional regulator, which codes for MVAETTGSRAPGLADVASRAGVSYQTVSRVINDHPSVAPPTRERVRQAIAELGYRPNRAARALVTGSSRTLGLVTVNIAQYGPAQTMIGLEKAARAAGYALSVTILDEATAEAMRTAVDDLVAHGVDAVVALSTYDDAADAVSRLSPPVPLVAVQVGGADDRPAVAIDQEAGARTAVRHLLGLGHRTVHHLPGPADSQEARGRTDGWRAELLAAGAPVPEALPRGDWTPASGYAAGQALVARCRDGEPITAVFSANDQMSLGLLAGLHDAGLSVPGDVSVVGFDDLPEAPYFVPPLTTVRQDFAELGRRGVDLVLGRLRGERPHPDPVPPSLVIRASTGPPTGMAG
- a CDS encoding FGGY-family carbohydrate kinase, giving the protein MAQHGDAADLQPGEVITLGRTTLGIELGSTRIKAVLIGPDHAPLAVGSHDWENQFVDRLWTYSLDAVWTGVQQSVAALADDVRRRHGVELAGVGALGVSAMMHGYLAFDADGALLTPFRTWRNTNTGRAAERLSAEFGCNIPHRWSVAHLYQAILDGEEHVGRIDHLTTLAGYVHWQLTGEKVLGIGDASGMVPIDTSTVDRATGGYDATMLARFDELAAEAGVELTLAGLLPAIAVAGRPAGTLTEAGAALLDPTGRLRPGIPLCPPEGDAGTGMVATNSVAPRTGNVSAGTSIFAMVVLERQLGRAHRELDLVTTPAGDPVAMVHCNNGASELDAWAGLFAEFARALGAEVDPSRVFETLFTTALDGARDGGGMLAYNYLSGEPITGLEEGRPLFLRSPDSRLSLSTFMRTHLYSSLATLRIGMDVLQKTEGVRLDRMFAHGGLFRTEGVAQRFLAAAIDTPVSVGDVAAEGGAWGIAVLAAFATRPTPEQSLAEYLDTTVFAGTSLQTVEPDPADVEGFDAFMQRYVAALPVERAAVEHVGVGRRPGAEQTAETETTSAVQTEEQPA
- a CDS encoding L-ribulose-5-phosphate 4-epimerase encodes the protein MTTVTERGTHRELREHVAALHAELTRYGLVTWTAGNVSGRVPGEDLFVIKGSGVSYDELTWEGITVCDLDGNVVDGVKAPSSDTAAHAYVYRHRADVGGQVHTHSPYAAAWAARGEEIPCVLTAMADEFGGPIPVGPFALIGDDSIGQGVVATLKDSRSPAVLMQNHGVFTVGRDAKAAVKAAVMTEDVARTVHLSRQLGEPIPIAQADIDSLYARYQNVYGQR
- the araA gene encoding L-arabinose isomerase encodes the protein MTAPFDDREVWFLTGSQGLYGEETLQQVAEQSQRVAAALDEAGEVPVRVVWKPVLTDAGAIRRAMGEANEDPACIGVVTWMHTFSPAKMWIAGIDALRKPLLHLHTQADAALPWATIDMDFMNLNQAAHGDREHGFVLTRLRQPRTTVAGHVGNPAVRARVGSWVRAAAGAAAARDLKLARFGDNMRDVAVTEGDKVEAQIRFGMSVNTWGVNDLVAVVDQVSDAEVDALVQEYGDLYELGADVRPGGAQHDAVRYQARIEVALRRFLTEGGFGAFTTNFEDLGGLRQLPGLAVQRLMADGYGFGGEGDWKTAALLRVLKVAAAGLPGGTSFMEDYTYDLASDTPKILGAHMLEVCPTIAGERPRLEVHPLSIGGREDPARLVFDAAPAAGVVVGWADLGDRFRWVANEIDVVPPSEPLPNLPVARAVWEPRPDFATSTEGWLTAGGPHHTVLSTQLGAAELTDLAEIFATELVLIDADTTRRSLAKELRWSAAYHRLAGGL
- a CDS encoding M20/M25/M40 family metallo-hydrolase, with translation MRRTLALAAAAAAATTTARRVARFRPDDRPVPPVDLTGLDADAAAGRLAELIRIPTVSSRDRADVDEAAFERFRARLAELYPRTHDALEREQLGDGALLYRWPGTEEPDPLVLMAHYDVVPVAGQEWSRDPFSGVVEDGCVHGRGAIDDKGSMVAILEAVEALVADGFTPRRDVYLSFGNDEEIAGVGARLAVEAFTARGIRPWAVVDEGGAVVSGVFPGVPGQTAVIGLAEKGLLDVELVTTDAGGHASAPVRGGAPARLARAILRIEDDPFPARLHDVVLGMIDALGRHAPIDYRALFAHAGYLRPALAQVLSKASREANALVRTTVAITQLEGSRARNVLATRARAHANIRIALGETVESTVDRLRRVIDDPSVDLRVVSGNDPSPVSRADNEAFALISAAVRSVYPEAAVAPYVMVQASDARHFSQISDSVYRFMPFDLSTDELATLHAADERISVAALHRGAGFFRHLIRSL